The Fretibacterium sp. OH1220_COT-178 genome includes a region encoding these proteins:
- the ricT gene encoding regulatory iron-sulfur-containing complex subunit RicT, translating to MSIYLATFGKLRYLGLAEIPDPAAAETRWILIRTVRGLEMGLLGGPLSQEQEAKYRASCLEDVGGGDQTRGPEPMLQEVEYVQNADAEQVEAYYQCRNDENEVLVRAREILVSQGIQMKLVDVEFLMDRKKLFFYFTSEQRVDFRAYVRDLAKEFRTRIEMRQIGVRDEARVVRGVAPCGRPCCCSYWLHRFTPICIRMVKEQNLALNPTKISGICGRLMCCMAYEHPLYNKLWKSLPSPGSKVRTENGNYVLESVDLSAECVRVRFPSGRVVPVSVAEFQDFKDAVLQGKDWGDEGAGAPAPRFPSGPRRTAPKRDPGPGKGDARPSLPHRLKPEKISLDEHLAGRERLQSDAAPGLDGGAAEERNGAPRKRRRRKSGAAAREGARPEGASVPAPHPEGGGTERANRPQRPPRAQAPRQGGTEAGAVSAPGGGEAPREGRRSRPRRRPDGRDRRSQDRPEGGGDNGKGEA from the coding sequence TTGAGCATTTATTTGGCGACTTTCGGTAAGCTGCGCTATCTTGGCCTGGCCGAGATTCCCGATCCGGCCGCTGCGGAGACCCGATGGATCCTCATCAGGACGGTTCGGGGCCTGGAGATGGGGCTGCTGGGAGGCCCGCTGTCCCAGGAACAGGAGGCGAAGTATCGTGCGTCCTGCCTGGAGGACGTCGGGGGAGGGGACCAGACGCGCGGTCCGGAGCCCATGCTCCAGGAGGTCGAGTACGTGCAGAATGCGGACGCCGAGCAGGTCGAAGCGTACTATCAGTGCCGAAACGACGAGAACGAGGTCCTGGTCCGGGCCCGGGAGATCCTGGTCTCGCAGGGCATCCAGATGAAGCTGGTGGACGTCGAGTTCCTCATGGACCGCAAGAAGCTCTTCTTCTACTTCACCTCGGAGCAGCGGGTCGATTTCCGGGCCTACGTCCGGGATCTCGCCAAGGAGTTCAGGACCCGCATCGAGATGCGTCAGATCGGGGTGAGGGACGAGGCGCGCGTGGTGCGCGGCGTCGCCCCCTGCGGAAGGCCCTGTTGCTGCAGCTACTGGCTTCACCGGTTCACGCCCATCTGCATCCGCATGGTCAAGGAGCAGAACCTGGCCCTGAACCCCACGAAGATATCGGGCATCTGCGGCCGTCTGATGTGCTGCATGGCCTACGAGCATCCGCTCTACAACAAGCTGTGGAAGTCCCTTCCCAGTCCCGGGTCCAAGGTCAGGACGGAGAACGGAAACTACGTCCTGGAGAGCGTGGACCTCTCTGCGGAGTGCGTTCGGGTCCGCTTCCCCAGCGGCCGCGTCGTGCCGGTCTCCGTCGCGGAGTTTCAGGACTTCAAGGATGCCGTCCTCCAGGGCAAGGATTGGGGGGACGAGGGCGCCGGCGCGCCGGCGCCGCGTTTCCCGTCGGGGCCGCGCAGAACGGCACCGAAAAGGGACCCCGGGCCGGGAAAGGGCGACGCCCGCCCTTCGCTGCCCCATCGTCTCAAGCCCGAGAAGATCTCCCTGGACGAGCACCTGGCGGGACGGGAACGGCTGCAGTCCGACGCGGCCCCGGGGCTCGACGGAGGCGCGGCCGAGGAGAGGAATGGGGCGCCGCGGAAGCGGCGCCGCCGAAAGAGCGGAGCGGCCGCGAGGGAGGGCGCGCGGCCGGAGGGAGCCTCCGTGCCGGCGCCGCATCCCGAGGGCGGCGGCACGGAGAGGGCGAACAGGCCCCAGAGGCCTCCTCGTGCCCAGGCACCCCGACAGGGGGGGACCGAGGCCGGAGCGGTCTCCGCTCCGGGCGGAGGAGAGGCCCCTCGGGAGGGGCGCCGCTCGAGGCCGCGCCGTAGGCCGGACGGGCGTGACCGGCGCTCTCAGGACCGCCCGGAGGGCGGCGGGGACAATGG